The sequence below is a genomic window from Rhizobium sp. NXC14.
ACCGAAGCGCTGCGCAAGCGCGTCATGCCGCACACCACGCTGCACGACGAGGCAAACCTGCTCGTCTTCCCCAACCTCGACGCCGCCAACATCACGCTCGGTGTGATCAAGTCGATGACCGACGGCCTGCATGTTGGCCCGATTCTGCTCGGCGCCGCCATGCCCGCGCACATCCTCGCGCCGTCGGTTACCTCGCGCGGCGTCGTCAACATGGCAGCGCTCGCCGTCGTCGAGGCATCGCAGCCGGCATAAGCCGGCATTGCGACCAGAAGATTCACGGATAACCAGCACTCGCCGAGATTTCGCAAGTGCTGGCATCCAGCCGCGTTTTACCTCGGCGTTACGTCAAAGCCGAACCACTTCTGCGATAGCTTGACGATCGTGCCGTCTGCTTTGGCTGCTGCGATCGCCTCGTCGAACATAGATTTGAGTTTCGTATCCTCCTTACGCAGACCAACTGAGCTTCCACGCCCAAGCATGCCGCCCTGGAAACGATGGCCAGTGACGATGAGGTCCTCGTTGCCCGGCTTTGCCGCCGCTGTCGAAAGATATGCCATGGACGCCATGACGAGGTCGACGCGACCGGCCTTAAGATCGAGATCGTGCTGTTCCGTCGTCTTGTACTCACGGACATCAACGACGCCCTTCAAATATTTGTCGAGGAAGCTCGCGGCGATCGATGCAGTCTGCACGCCGACTGTCTTACCCTTGAGCAACGGCTCGATCTGCTTCAGCGCGGCCACCGCGCCAGCCTCATCGGTGGCGAGCGAAAATACCTCGCCCTTCAAAGGCAGATTTGCGAGCGGGGAGTCTTTCAATGTCGCAAAGGTCTGACCCGTCGTGCCGTAGGAATCGCTGAAGGCAATGACCTCCTCGCGCTTGGCGGTTGCAGACATCCCCGAAACGATTGCGTCGAACTTTCCAGCGTTAAGAGCCGGGATCATGCCGTCAAAAGGCTGGATCACGGTCGTGCATTCGACCTTCATATGAGCGCAAAAATACTTGATCAGCTTTTCGTACCCGTCAAGGCTACCGTCTGCCTTGGTGAAGTTCCACGGCCGAAACGCTCCCTCGGTCGCAATCGTCACATGCGTCCAGTTCTTCTCCTCGGCGCGTGCCGCCGTCGAAACGGCTAAGCTGGCGACCATAGTGATCGCGGCCATGATTGCGGTCAGGTATTTCATACTGAGTTCCCCTTCTTGATTGAGCTTGATGACCTATTGATTGATGAACTGGCGGAAGCGCTCCGACTTCGAATTCGAGAAGACATCCTGAGGTTTGCCCTCTTCCTCGACCACGCCCTTATGTAAAAAGACGACGCGGCTGGAGACGTCGCGCGCAAATCCCATCTCATGTGTGACGACCAGCATGGTGCGTCCTTCTTCCGCCAAGGCGCGCATGACGCGTAGGACCTCTCCTACAAGCTCCGGATCGAGCGCCGATGTCGGTTCATCGAAGAGCATCACCTTTGGATGCATGGCGAGGGCGCGGGCAATGGCGGCGCGCTGCTGCTGGCCGCCGGAAAGATGAGCGGGATAG
It includes:
- a CDS encoding transporter substrate-binding domain-containing protein is translated as MKYLTAIMAAITMVASLAVSTAARAEEKNWTHVTIATEGAFRPWNFTKADGSLDGYEKLIKYFCAHMKVECTTVIQPFDGMIPALNAGKFDAIVSGMSATAKREEVIAFSDSYGTTGQTFATLKDSPLANLPLKGEVFSLATDEAGAVAALKQIEPLLKGKTVGVQTASIAASFLDKYLKGVVDVREYKTTEQHDLDLKAGRVDLVMASMAYLSTAAAKPGNEDLIVTGHRFQGGMLGRGSSVGLRKEDTKLKSMFDEAIAAAKADGTIVKLSQKWFGFDVTPR